The following are from one region of the Stigmatopora argus isolate UIUO_Sarg chromosome 9, RoL_Sarg_1.0, whole genome shotgun sequence genome:
- the LOC144082729 gene encoding caspase-3-like: MAQTRDVPSVEMGEDTVDALKLFSRRKNPSHGDKTDSLPIHIERASNPFHYKMDYPSVGTCVIINNKNFKKSTQMKTRDGTDVDANLAIKTFSELGYKLKVANDLSVEEMMVFLRDVSQEDHSKSASFVCVLLSHGDEGVIYGTDGFETLENMSKYFKGHYCSGLVGKPKLFFIQACRGAQLDDGIEADSIVAKTSDKLPLEADFLYAYSTAPGYYSWRNRQNGSWFIQALCEMLQRFKGELELMQIMTRVNHKVATHFESYSTESGFTGKKQIPYISSMLTKELYFPK; encoded by the exons ATGGCTCAAACCAGAGATGTTCCTTCGGTGGAAATGGGCGAGGACACCGTGGATGCCCTGAAACTATTTTCAAGGAG GAAGAATCCATCACATGGCGATAAAACTGACTCATTACCAATCCACATAGAGAGAGCCAGCAACCCATTTCACTACAAGATGGACTACCCAAGTGTGGGAACCTGTGTGATTATCAACAATAAGAATTTCAAGAAGAGCACAC AAATGAAGACTCGAGATGGGACAGACGTCGATGCTAATCTTGCCATTAAGACTTTTTCTGAACTTGGTTATAAGTTAAAAGTGGCCAATGATCTGTCTGTGGAGGAAATGATGGTTTTTTTGCGTGATG TATCCCAAGAGGATCACAGCAAAAGTgcatcatttgtgtgtgtgttgctaaGTCATGGTGATGAGGGCGTGATTTATGGAACTGATGGATTTGAAACACTTGAaaacatgtcaaaatattttaaaggacATTACTGCAGTGGTCTTGTGGGAAAACCAAAGCTGTTCTTCATACAG GCATGCCGTGGCGCACAATTGGATGATGGGATCGAAGCCGACAGCATAGTGGCAAAAACATCAGATAAGTTACCCTTGGAGGCTGACTTCTTGTATGCCTATTCTACAGCTCCAG GTTATTACTCGTGGAGGAACAGGCAAAATGGCTCTTGGTTCATCCAGGCGTTGTGCGAGATGTTGCAGCGTTTCAAAGGGGAGTTGGAACTAATGCAGATCATGACTCGGGTCAACCACAAAGTGGCAACACACTTTGAATCATACTCCACCGAGTCTGGGTTTACGGGCAAAAAACAGATTCCATACATATCCTCAATGTTAACCAAAGAGTTGTACTTTCCGAAATAA